The following coding sequences lie in one Populus trichocarpa isolate Nisqually-1 chromosome 14, P.trichocarpa_v4.1, whole genome shotgun sequence genomic window:
- the LOC112323989 gene encoding uncharacterized protein LOC112323989 isoform X2 — translation MENNIATKQANLPSNYVTLAQLQERWIKEQQRKQKEKEQQEEHDHKKLHNEVAEPGHLSPLVSVSVSPPSIQRNSNRKSHRWNLVGTNVEESKAVSIAVLEENVDEKREEMKTKKRSKWNERKEKKKGEARAQEEEGEVTGNLIGTNVEESKAVSVAVLEENVNDKREEMKTKKKSKGNGRKEKKKGEARAQEEEGEVRRNLIGTNVEESKALSVAVLEENVNDKREEMKTKKKSKGNGRKEKKKGEAREKEEGGLTGSGAQALLVKSEKNNVGCERKREMRVEYRAKAEKAAEENNQTVEIEKEIGDLSVERESEKSKTPNKVINGRISNRESKDYNGYANRGHWNYRGYDDGGYRGNGQYRGGYGRFNGENGRYAGGHGSGYGQWKERHNAKVWMKKEEVGDGGDMARNQSSSVSSKELE, via the exons ATGGAAAACAACATCGCCACCAAACAGGCAAATCTGCCTTCAAATTACGTGACTCTGGCTCAGCTCCAAGAACGGTGGATAAAAGAACAGCAGAGGaaacaaaaggagaaagaacAGCAAGAGGAACACGACCACAAGAAGCTTCACAACGAAGTAGCAGAGCCAGGGCACCTGTCACCTTTAGTGTCTGTGTCTGTCTCTCCTCCATCAATTCAAAGAAATTCCAACCGGAAATCTCATCGCTGGAATTTAGTTGGCACAAATGTCGAGGAATCGAAGGCTGTGTCGATTGCTGTTCTTGAAGAAAACGTGGatgagaagagagaagaaatgaaAACGAAGAAGAGGAGCAAATGGAATgagaggaaggagaagaagaaaggagaagccAGGGCACAAGAGGAGGAGGGGGAGGTGACGGGGAATTTAATTGGCACAAATGTCGAGGAATCGAAGGCTGTGTCGGTTGCTGTTCTTGAAGAAAATGTGAATGACAAGAGAGAAGAAATGAAAACGAAGAAGAAGAGCAAGGGGAATGgaaggaaggagaagaagaaaggagaagccAGGGCACAAGAGGAGGAGGGGGAG gtgAGGAGGAATTTAATTGGCACAAATGTCGAGGAATCGAAGGCTTTGTCGGTTGCTGTTCTTGAAGAAAATGTGAATGAtaagagagaagaaatgaaAACGAAGAAGAAGAGCAAGGGGAATGgaaggaaggagaagaagaaaggagaggcCAGGGAAAAAGAGGAGGGGGGGTTGACGGGGAGTGGGGCGCAAGCGCTGCTAGTGAAAAGTGAGAAGAATAATGTTGGATGTGAGCGAAAGAGGGAAATGCGGGTGGAGTACAGGGCAAAGGCTGAAAAAGCGGCGGAGGAGAATAATCAGACGGTGGAGATTGAGAAAGAAATCGGGGATCTTTCagttgagagagagagtgaaaaaTCAAAGACGCCAAATAAGGTTATTAATGGTAGAATTAGTAATAGAGAGTCTAAAGACTACAATGGCTATGCTAATAGAGGTCATTGGAATTACAGAGGTTATGATGATGGTGGTTATCGTGGTAATGGGCAGTATAGGGGAGGTTATGGTAGGTTTAATGGAGAAAATGGGCGGTATGCAGGAGGGCATGGGAGTGGATATGGACAGTGGAAGGAGAGACATAATGCAAAGGTTTGGATGAAGAAAGAAGAggttggt
- the LOC112323989 gene encoding uncharacterized protein LOC112323989 isoform X3: MENNIATKQANLPSNYVTLAQLQERWIKEQQRKQKEKEQQEEHDHKKLHNEVAEPGHLSPLVSVSVSPPSIQRNSNRKSHRWNLVGTNVEESKAVSIAVLEENVDEKREEMKTKKRSKWNERKEKKKGEARAQEEEGEGEVRRNLIGTNVEESKALSVAVLEENVNDKREEMKTKKKSKGNGRKEKKKGEAREKEEGGLTGSGAQALLVKSEKNNVGCERKREMRVEYRAKAEKAAEENNQTVEIEKEIGDLSVERESEKSKTPNKVINGRISNRESKDYNGYANRGHWNYRGYDDGGYRGNGQYRGGYGRFNGENGRYAGGHGSGYGQWKERHNAKVWMKKEEVGDGGDMARNQSSSVSSKELE, from the exons ATGGAAAACAACATCGCCACCAAACAGGCAAATCTGCCTTCAAATTACGTGACTCTGGCTCAGCTCCAAGAACGGTGGATAAAAGAACAGCAGAGGaaacaaaaggagaaagaacAGCAAGAGGAACACGACCACAAGAAGCTTCACAACGAAGTAGCAGAGCCAGGGCACCTGTCACCTTTAGTGTCTGTGTCTGTCTCTCCTCCATCAATTCAAAGAAATTCCAACCGGAAATCTCATCGCTGGAATTTAGTTGGCACAAATGTCGAGGAATCGAAGGCTGTGTCGATTGCTGTTCTTGAAGAAAACGTGGatgagaagagagaagaaatgaaAACGAAGAAGAGGAGCAAATGGAATgagaggaaggagaagaagaaaggagaagccAGGGCACAAGAGGAGGAGGGGGAG ggggaggtgAGGAGGAATTTAATTGGCACAAATGTCGAGGAATCGAAGGCTTTGTCGGTTGCTGTTCTTGAAGAAAATGTGAATGAtaagagagaagaaatgaaAACGAAGAAGAAGAGCAAGGGGAATGgaaggaaggagaagaagaaaggagaggcCAGGGAAAAAGAGGAGGGGGGGTTGACGGGGAGTGGGGCGCAAGCGCTGCTAGTGAAAAGTGAGAAGAATAATGTTGGATGTGAGCGAAAGAGGGAAATGCGGGTGGAGTACAGGGCAAAGGCTGAAAAAGCGGCGGAGGAGAATAATCAGACGGTGGAGATTGAGAAAGAAATCGGGGATCTTTCagttgagagagagagtgaaaaaTCAAAGACGCCAAATAAGGTTATTAATGGTAGAATTAGTAATAGAGAGTCTAAAGACTACAATGGCTATGCTAATAGAGGTCATTGGAATTACAGAGGTTATGATGATGGTGGTTATCGTGGTAATGGGCAGTATAGGGGAGGTTATGGTAGGTTTAATGGAGAAAATGGGCGGTATGCAGGAGGGCATGGGAGTGGATATGGACAGTGGAAGGAGAGACATAATGCAAAGGTTTGGATGAAGAAAGAAGAggttggt
- the LOC112323989 gene encoding uncharacterized protein LOC112323989 isoform X1, translating into MENNIATKQANLPSNYVTLAQLQERWIKEQQRKQKEKEQQEEHDHKKLHNEVAEPGHLSPLVSVSVSPPSIQRNSNRKSHRWNLVGTNVEESKAVSIAVLEENVDEKREEMKTKKRSKWNERKEKKKGEARAQEEEGEVTGNLIGTNVEESKAVSVAVLEENVNDKREEMKTKKKSKGNGRKEKKKGEARAQEEEGEGEVRRNLIGTNVEESKALSVAVLEENVNDKREEMKTKKKSKGNGRKEKKKGEAREKEEGGLTGSGAQALLVKSEKNNVGCERKREMRVEYRAKAEKAAEENNQTVEIEKEIGDLSVERESEKSKTPNKVINGRISNRESKDYNGYANRGHWNYRGYDDGGYRGNGQYRGGYGRFNGENGRYAGGHGSGYGQWKERHNAKVWMKKEEVGDGGDMARNQSSSVSSKELE; encoded by the exons ATGGAAAACAACATCGCCACCAAACAGGCAAATCTGCCTTCAAATTACGTGACTCTGGCTCAGCTCCAAGAACGGTGGATAAAAGAACAGCAGAGGaaacaaaaggagaaagaacAGCAAGAGGAACACGACCACAAGAAGCTTCACAACGAAGTAGCAGAGCCAGGGCACCTGTCACCTTTAGTGTCTGTGTCTGTCTCTCCTCCATCAATTCAAAGAAATTCCAACCGGAAATCTCATCGCTGGAATTTAGTTGGCACAAATGTCGAGGAATCGAAGGCTGTGTCGATTGCTGTTCTTGAAGAAAACGTGGatgagaagagagaagaaatgaaAACGAAGAAGAGGAGCAAATGGAATgagaggaaggagaagaagaaaggagaagccAGGGCACAAGAGGAGGAGGGGGAGGTGACGGGGAATTTAATTGGCACAAATGTCGAGGAATCGAAGGCTGTGTCGGTTGCTGTTCTTGAAGAAAATGTGAATGACAAGAGAGAAGAAATGAAAACGAAGAAGAAGAGCAAGGGGAATGgaaggaaggagaagaagaaaggagaagccAGGGCACAAGAGGAGGAGGGGGAG ggggaggtgAGGAGGAATTTAATTGGCACAAATGTCGAGGAATCGAAGGCTTTGTCGGTTGCTGTTCTTGAAGAAAATGTGAATGAtaagagagaagaaatgaaAACGAAGAAGAAGAGCAAGGGGAATGgaaggaaggagaagaagaaaggagaggcCAGGGAAAAAGAGGAGGGGGGGTTGACGGGGAGTGGGGCGCAAGCGCTGCTAGTGAAAAGTGAGAAGAATAATGTTGGATGTGAGCGAAAGAGGGAAATGCGGGTGGAGTACAGGGCAAAGGCTGAAAAAGCGGCGGAGGAGAATAATCAGACGGTGGAGATTGAGAAAGAAATCGGGGATCTTTCagttgagagagagagtgaaaaaTCAAAGACGCCAAATAAGGTTATTAATGGTAGAATTAGTAATAGAGAGTCTAAAGACTACAATGGCTATGCTAATAGAGGTCATTGGAATTACAGAGGTTATGATGATGGTGGTTATCGTGGTAATGGGCAGTATAGGGGAGGTTATGGTAGGTTTAATGGAGAAAATGGGCGGTATGCAGGAGGGCATGGGAGTGGATATGGACAGTGGAAGGAGAGACATAATGCAAAGGTTTGGATGAAGAAAGAAGAggttggt